One Nostoc sp. CENA543 genomic window, ATATCAACTTTTCGTCCAGGCTATGAACCACCGCCACCACCACGTATTCAGACTCAGTTAACAATTGGTGAGCCAGGGGATAAATATGAGCAAGAAGCCGATCGGGTAGCAGCAGATGTAGTGCAAAGAATTAATGCACCTCAAATGTCTCCGGTTCAGCGATCGCAAGTTATAGAAGATGAAAATGAGCTGCAAGCGAAACCACTGGTACAGCGTATGTCGAATGTAGGTAGTATGGCTGCACCACCCGATTTAGAAGCATCCATCCAAGGGTTAAAGGGTAGTGGACAGCCACTAGTAGACAGTATCCGAGAACCAATGGAACAGGCATTTGGGGCTAATTTCAGTGGGGTGAAAGTCCACACAGATTCTCAATCTGACCAATTGAATCAATCAATTCAGGCAAAAGCTTTTACCACAGGGCAGGATATCTTTTTTCGGCAAGGCGCATACAACCCCAGTAGCAATGGAGGACAAGAGTTAATTGCCCATGAGTTAACTCACGTTGTGCAACAGAATGGAGGTGCAGTACAGAGATCACCGCAACCCTCAGAGCAAAACGCCTCAATGTCGTTTACAGCTAACCCTGAACACTCCATTCAACGTCATCCCGTACACTGGGAAAGGTCTCAAGACGTGCAGAACTTCCTCGGTGTCAACCCTGGTTGGGCATTTTTCGGTAAGACAAAACTAGGAAGATGTCAAAAAGCGATCCGTGAGTATCAAAGTCTCCCAGAAGATGGATTTGCTGCCAGAAAACAAAAATTGACTGCGATCGAAAAAGAACTGGTGGCATGGCAGGCGAAGTATGGAGTTACCAAAAAAGATAGTGAAGCAGCACGGCTAATTCCGGTCATACAGAAGATGGTCAACTATGAGAGAGAAGAAATCGATTTATCAGAAAAAAGAGCATCTGGAGAGATAGACCCAGATAAACCATCTTCATGGCGGCAGGCGCGAGACTTTCCCACTAATGCTGAATACGAGATTACATTTAGAGCTTTAATGAAGTTAAATCTCGGAAAAACAGGGATAGATGTTCCTAGATTGGGAGAGATGGATGCACAGGATAAAAAGAGTTTTCAACAGGCAACACCGGACGCTGTATGTAATTACGCAAATACAGGTGCAAATATATCTGCTAGCCGCAGTTTTAAATTTACAAATCAGATAGCAGCTAAGTCTTCATCAAAAGGCAAATCTAATTTGATAGTGGTGCAAGTTATACGTCCCGGATATGCAATCGATGTAGAGCAGAATGCTTACAATGAGGAGGAGCAACTAGGTATTGATAGTGGCATCACAGAAAAAGATAAGCGGAAAGCCAGAGAGGCTAAAGAGATCGCAACGCTGAAAAATCCGCCAGAACTGATTCTTGGCTGGGTAGAATTTCCGACAGATGTCATAAATGAGGCAGGTAGTCTAGAAGATGCAGTGCGAAATAACTTGATCAAATTCGTATTTAACCCTGCCTATGGCAAGGGGGAACTGGGGGAAGACTTACCAGAACTCAGTGAGATGAAAAACTTTGATGAATTGTCACTTATGTGGGCAACATACCCACCAACCTGAGTCGCTCAATGCACCTTGAAGAGCGATCGCCCTTCCCGTCAGCTTGCTAAACTAAAACCATCCCGCAGCCTTCAGGAGCTATGAACTCTACAACTACCCAAAAACCAAGCTTAGAAGAGTTTCTCAAGCTCCCAGAAACAAAACCAGCTAGTGAATATATCAATGGTGAAATTTGGCAAAAACCTATGCCAAAAGGTAGACACAGTCGCTTGCAAGGTAAACTGATTGAGGTTATTAATCAAGTTAGTGAGGCGCAGAAAATCGCCTACGGATTTCCTGAATTACGGTGTACTTTCGGTAATCGCTCAATTGTTCCTGATTTAGCTGTATTTCAATGGAAACGTATCCCATTCACTATTAATGGTGATGTACCTGATAATTTTCAAATACCACCAGACTGGACGATTGAGATCCTCTCACCTGAGCAAAAACCTAACAAAGTAATTGGTGATATTCTTCACTGTCTCCAATATGGTAGCCGTCTAGGATGGTTTCTTGACCCAGATGACTTCAGTATTTTGATCTTTTTACCAGAAAAACAGCCAGCCTTACTTCAAGGAGAAGATTCCTTACCTGTCTTACATGAAATTCCACTGACGCTAACTGTCAATCAAGTTTTTGCATGGCTAAAAATGGGTACTTGAGCCTAACCACTGAAATTATACAGTCATGACAGCGATCGCTTCTTTTATAAAAAATCATATCAATGGAGGCGATCGCTATTTGTGCATCTGCATTTTATTTTTTAGGGCGATCGCCTGGGGGACGAGATGGAACACCCAACGCCTCAATTAATTGTTGTTCACTCACACCCAATTTTGCGGCTGCACTTTTGAAATCAGGGCGGGGAGGTGGGCCTGATGGTCTTTCAGAGGGCGGATTTTGGGGAACTCCTAAAGCTTGTTTTAATTGAGTTTCACTGACTCCTAATTTTTGGGCGGCTGCTGCAAAATTGGGAGGCTGGCGATCGCCTGGAGGTTGGGGTGGAACACCCAAAGCCTCCATTAACTTTTCTTCACTCACACCCAATTTAGCTGCTGCACCTTTGAAATCAGGACGGGGAGGTGGGCCTGATGGTCGTTCAGAGGGCGGATTCGCTGGAACTCCTAAAGCTTGTTTTAATTCAGCCTCACTCACCCCCAGCTTTTGCGCCGCCGCCGCAAAATTAGGTCTGGGTGGTCTTTGTTGTTGATTCGGTGTTGGTGAATTTTGGGCTACCGTCGTAGATTGATTAGCGATTAAACCAAAAGTCCCAATAGCTAACGGTAGACTAGCAGTAATGAAAAGCCGCTTAATACGCATAAAACCCTTCCCTGAAGATAAATTTCGTGTGGTCTATGTTTCGATTAAGCCAACTCAAAATTACAATTCTATATTCTCTTAAATTACAGTTTTGTCATCAGCCAAGAGTGCCAATTAATTCACCATAGAAGAGAATAGAGATATTTATACTAATCCGACTCGATTATTGAAATTACTTACGTAAGTAGAGCAAGGTGAATAGATAACAGAAGTATATTTACCTTCGCGGAAGTCAAATATACTTCCCAATATTCAATATTTTCAACTATTACCCATTCCCGATTCCCAATTCCCCATTCCCTTGATTTTATGCACATTCTCTTTGTCGAAGACGAACTAAAAATTGCTAGCTTTGTGCAAGCTGGTTTAAAAGAGCAAGGATTTACCGTTGATTACTCTGATAATGGTGATGAGGGATATCTGCGCGCAATAGAACAAGAATATGATGCCATTGTCTTAGACATCATGCTGCCAGGGAAAGACGGGTTAGCGATTTTAAAAAGTTTACGACAAAGAAAAAAGAATACTCCAGTCATTTTATTAACGGCGCGCAACGAACTAGACGATCGCCTCGCCGGATTGAATTTAGGCGCAGATGACTATATAGCCAAACCCTTTTTTGTAGAGGAATTAGTGGCGCGTCTTCATGCTGTGGTTCGTCGGAGTAGCGGCGATCGCCAAAATCTACTTTCAGTTAGTGGATTACAGTTAGATAGAATCTCACGAGAAGTTAAATGTAATGGGGAGATAGTAGAACTAACTAGCCGTGAGTTTAACCTTTTAGAATATTTAATGCGATCGCCCGGAAGAGTTTTTACCCGCACACAAATTTTAGAACACGTTTGGGGTTACGACTTCAACCCCAATACCAATATTGTTGATGTTTGTATTCAAAGAATTCGCAAAAAAATCGAAATCGTAGGTGGTTGGGGTCTAATTGAAAGCGTGCGCGGCGTAGGATACAGGTTTAAGAATTAGTCAATAGTCAATAGTCATTAGTCAATAGTCATTAGTCATTAGTCATTAGTTTTTGCTACCTTGTCTACCTTGTCTACCTTGTCCCCAATCCCCAATCCCCAATCCCCAATCAATCCCATGTCCCAATTTCGACTCCGTGTTGCTTTGTTGTCTGCGGCTTTAGCTGGTGGTGCTTTAGTTGGTTTTGGATTTGTGTCTTGGTGGTTAATTTATGACGCTAAACTCACCCGCCTAAATGCTCAATTAGAAGCTCAATTGATGAGACCACCTATAAAAGATTTTTGGCGTTTTCCTCGACCTGAATTAGCAAAAGAATTAGATATCAAGGGGGAAATGTCGAATTCTTTGTTAGTTACAAATAACAGTGGTCAAATTATCTATAAATCTACTACATGGCCAGATGAATTGAATTTAAAGGGTTTGTTCCGTCAATATCCACCGCTATCACCATCAGCAAAAGTTCCGCCGAAAATTCCCCCAGATGTTCAGGGTTTTTTAGGTCAACATCCACCACCCCCTCCCCCGCGTTTACCGCCTTTACGTCCACGATTATTAACGCAGCAGACAAAAACGGGGACTTGGCGTTTTGGTGTGATGAGTTTTCCTGAATATCAGGTGGCGATCGCTGTTAGTTTACAAACAATTGATCGGGAAATGAATCTCATCCGTGATGTGTTTGTAATTGCGATACCTGTCCTACTTTTTTTGGTGTCTGGTGGCGCGTGGATAGTATCAGGAAATGCTTTAAATCCGATTCGTCAATTAGTGGTTGCTATTCGCCAAGTCACGGCTACAGGATTGGATCAAAGAATTCCTATCGGTGCTACAGATGTGGAATTTATGGAACTAATTCAGGTGTTTAACCAAATGTTGGAACGTCTGAAACATAGTTTTAAACAAGCATCCCGCTTTAGTGGCGATGCAGCACATGAACTTAAAACACCATTAGCAATTCTCCAAGGAGAACTAGAACGCAGTCTCCAACAGGCTGAACCAGGTTCAGAAATGCAGCAAAGTTTGGGTAATTTGCTAGATGAAGTCCGCCGACTGAGTGGGATTGTCCGCAAGCTGTTGTTACTGTCTTTAGCTGACGCAGGACAAATGAGTTTACATCGTGTGGAAGTGGATATTTCCCAGATGTTAGTCCAAATGTTGGAGGACATCGAACTTTTAGCACCCCATCTGCAAGTCGAGATCAAAATTACACCTGGATTGCAGGTTGATGGCGATCGCGATTTGCTCAACCAAGTTTTACAAAACCTCTTGAGTAACGCTATCAAGTACAATCTCCCAGAGGGTTGGATACAAATTGAGGCTCGACAACGAGGAAAAATCGTCTACATCACTATCAGCAACGCTTCTCAAGATATCCCAATTGGCGATCGCGATCGTCTCTTTGAGCGATTCTATCGCGGCGATCTCTCCAGAAATCGAAAAGTTGACGGTACAGGATTGGGACTTAGCCTAGCTAGAGAAATTACCATCGCACACGGTGGGGAACTTTATCTAGAACCTACTGTGTTGGGTCAAACTGCTTTCACCTTACGCTTACCCAATAATTAAACCATGAATATCTAGTCTTAAAACTTGGTAAAGCACCCAGAAATCTAACTAATACTGAAAACCGACAAAAAACTGATCAAATCAGCCTTATTTACTATTAAATTTTGCCTTTTTATGGGGGTTAGGGGCGAAAATCCTCCCAATTTATCGATGCTTTCTTCTGCACCCTCACAACCTACATACCCCTTTACCCATCACTCTCGACATACACCTTAAATCGCTGCTTCTTCACGCTGACAATCAAAAACCACCATAAAAGAAGCATTAGGAACTACTTGGCATAGATGCTGCATATAACCATCAGCATCGGAACGACTGCGAAAACGGGCAACAATCTCACGCTTGGCATCGGGAAGTAAACGTGCGATCGCCCAGGAATTGAGGCGTTGTTTATAGCCTTTAGACGGAGTTTCAGAGATGGTTGCTTTGTATTCAGAATTTTGTGGCATGATTATCTTAACCGTATTAAGTTTCAGTAAAGGCGATGGTGAATATCTTGAAGATATTCACTACTCCTTTTTTATATTTCTGCCACCTTGTTATTCGATTATTTATAAATTGTCAACACCGAATGATATATTTGAGACTACACCAAGACTTAAATGATCATTTAGTCTGAACCAGCAGTTATTTACTTAATAAAAGCTTAAGTAGTCAAGTTATAATTTAAACAACATAAATTTATTAAAGTAAAGTAACACTAGTATTTAATTAGACTTATTTTCTCATTTACATTACATAGCAGACAGTTTTGAGCAATTATGAAAGCTGTGTTCTTCAATATGAAGAAAAATCACAACTTGCAGCACAGTTGACACAAAACTCTAGCTTGAGCAAGTCAGCAATGATTTACGAAATCTAACATTTTGACTAGTTTTTGAGCATATTACTTCATAAAACGTGATTAACTCAATCTGGATTAAATATTTAAGACTTTACTAAAAATATCGAATCGGTTGACCAATAGTTGTAGGTTAGTTAAAATCTTGGCAACAAATTATACTTGCAAAACATAAAATGGCATTAGTAACGTCAATAATTCAAAAAATTGCGCCCCAAATTGGTGCGGTAGTCGTTCTAGATCCAGAGTATCAATTAGTAGGTCATATTACTTTTAAAAATGGACATAAAGCATTTTTCAGCACTACAAAATTAAATATTAATGGTTTTGGATCAGCAGAAATAGCTAAAGACAAGGGTTATTCAAACTTTTTTCTCAAACATTTTGGGTATAAAGTGACCGAAGGAAAAACATTTTTTAGTCATAAATTCTGCGAGAAAATTGGTAATGATAGAAATATTGATGTCGGGTTTGAATACGCTAAAAGCTTAGGATTCCCTGTAATTGTTAAACCTATTAATCTTAGTCAAGGAAAATTAGTCACCAAAGTTCATAATAAAACTGAGTATTATCAAGTAGCAAAAAAAATTTTGCGAATCAATACAGGATTAATTGTAGAAAAATTTTATTGTGGTAAAGACTACAGGGTTGTCGTTATCGATAATGAAGTAATAGCAGCTTATCAAAGAATGCCTTTATCAGTGATTGGTGATGGACAATCAACAATTTTAGAGTTGTTAGTGCAGAAACAAGAGAACTTTCTTCAGAGTGGTAGAAAAAAGATTATAGATACTGATGATTTCCGTATTAAACAGAAGCTAAAAAAACAAAGTCTCAACTTAAACAGTATTATTCCCAATGGTAAGGTAATCTATCTTTTAGACAATGCTAATTTATCTAGCGGTGGAGAGGCTGTGGATGTCACTGAAAGTATCCATCCAGACTTTCAAAAACTGGCGTTAAATGTTGCTAAAGATATGGGGTTGAGGCTAATCGGTTTAGATATTATTACCCACGACATAACCAGGCCAATGGTAGATTATGTGATCATCGAAGTGAATGGTTCCCCTAGCTTAACTCACTATGCTGCTATTGGAGATATCCAAACTCAAAGAGTTGAACGTCTATACTTAAAAATTCTGCAAGCCTTAGAAAGAGATTACAATAACCAAAATTAAGTAAGAAATCATACCTCATACCATTTCACAGAAATCACGATCTACAGAGATTGGTGGTAATAGTTGAGAACTCTGATTTTCTTTGTGTCTCATAAATTAAGTGAAATGGTATTACCGATGATAACTAAACATAAATTTCAACTGTAAATTGAAAATATCTATCATAGTGATCATACTTAATTTATAAAAATCTTTTTAACTTCTATTCTGTGTAGTTTCTGTCTTGTATAGGGAAAATATTATCAATATTATGGTACACGCCGAAAACTGACTTAAAACTATCAAATGCGTAGAAT contains:
- a CDS encoding ATP-binding protein, with protein sequence MSQFRLRVALLSAALAGGALVGFGFVSWWLIYDAKLTRLNAQLEAQLMRPPIKDFWRFPRPELAKELDIKGEMSNSLLVTNNSGQIIYKSTTWPDELNLKGLFRQYPPLSPSAKVPPKIPPDVQGFLGQHPPPPPPRLPPLRPRLLTQQTKTGTWRFGVMSFPEYQVAIAVSLQTIDREMNLIRDVFVIAIPVLLFLVSGGAWIVSGNALNPIRQLVVAIRQVTATGLDQRIPIGATDVEFMELIQVFNQMLERLKHSFKQASRFSGDAAHELKTPLAILQGELERSLQQAEPGSEMQQSLGNLLDEVRRLSGIVRKLLLLSLADAGQMSLHRVEVDISQMLVQMLEDIELLAPHLQVEIKITPGLQVDGDRDLLNQVLQNLLSNAIKYNLPEGWIQIEARQRGKIVYITISNASQDIPIGDRDRLFERFYRGDLSRNRKVDGTGLGLSLAREITIAHGGELYLEPTVLGQTAFTLRLPNN
- a CDS encoding DUF4157 domain-containing protein — encoded protein: MCSRQYKARKIFSKSSDTPASNPLELRPFVVQPRPQTPELQAQEEKLAQSDSLLRNISTFRPGYEPPPPPRIQTQLTIGEPGDKYEQEADRVAADVVQRINAPQMSPVQRSQVIEDENELQAKPLVQRMSNVGSMAAPPDLEASIQGLKGSGQPLVDSIREPMEQAFGANFSGVKVHTDSQSDQLNQSIQAKAFTTGQDIFFRQGAYNPSSNGGQELIAHELTHVVQQNGGAVQRSPQPSEQNASMSFTANPEHSIQRHPVHWERSQDVQNFLGVNPGWAFFGKTKLGRCQKAIREYQSLPEDGFAARKQKLTAIEKELVAWQAKYGVTKKDSEAARLIPVIQKMVNYEREEIDLSEKRASGEIDPDKPSSWRQARDFPTNAEYEITFRALMKLNLGKTGIDVPRLGEMDAQDKKSFQQATPDAVCNYANTGANISASRSFKFTNQIAAKSSSKGKSNLIVVQVIRPGYAIDVEQNAYNEEEQLGIDSGITEKDKRKAREAKEIATLKNPPELILGWVEFPTDVINEAGSLEDAVRNNLIKFVFNPAYGKGELGEDLPELSEMKNFDELSLMWATYPPT
- a CDS encoding Uma2 family endonuclease, yielding MNSTTTQKPSLEEFLKLPETKPASEYINGEIWQKPMPKGRHSRLQGKLIEVINQVSEAQKIAYGFPELRCTFGNRSIVPDLAVFQWKRIPFTINGDVPDNFQIPPDWTIEILSPEQKPNKVIGDILHCLQYGSRLGWFLDPDDFSILIFLPEKQPALLQGEDSLPVLHEIPLTLTVNQVFAWLKMGT
- a CDS encoding response regulator transcription factor, which gives rise to MHILFVEDELKIASFVQAGLKEQGFTVDYSDNGDEGYLRAIEQEYDAIVLDIMLPGKDGLAILKSLRQRKKNTPVILLTARNELDDRLAGLNLGADDYIAKPFFVEELVARLHAVVRRSSGDRQNLLSVSGLQLDRISREVKCNGEIVELTSREFNLLEYLMRSPGRVFTRTQILEHVWGYDFNPNTNIVDVCIQRIRKKIEIVGGWGLIESVRGVGYRFKN
- a CDS encoding cyanophycin synthetase, translated to MALVTSIIQKIAPQIGAVVVLDPEYQLVGHITFKNGHKAFFSTTKLNINGFGSAEIAKDKGYSNFFLKHFGYKVTEGKTFFSHKFCEKIGNDRNIDVGFEYAKSLGFPVIVKPINLSQGKLVTKVHNKTEYYQVAKKILRINTGLIVEKFYCGKDYRVVVIDNEVIAAYQRMPLSVIGDGQSTILELLVQKQENFLQSGRKKIIDTDDFRIKQKLKKQSLNLNSIIPNGKVIYLLDNANLSSGGEAVDVTESIHPDFQKLALNVAKDMGLRLIGLDIITHDITRPMVDYVIIEVNGSPSLTHYAAIGDIQTQRVERLYLKILQALERDYNNQN